In a single window of the Gadus chalcogrammus isolate NIFS_2021 chromosome 20, NIFS_Gcha_1.0, whole genome shotgun sequence genome:
- the LOC130373838 gene encoding uncharacterized protein C13orf42: MRGMFKKVNNVFRPNYHGHRAHEHGLRSRQDYHNACTVRLVRSTSMLVIGEKTQTAPNSTLKRSKSSVSIESTTALYYYQRQEDQIWLYSQNQNCLEYLEELVALRRQYTRSVHDLTSSELKASVSTKKRAAPPPPPKHAQRSSVRPSAPPFPNEDDTLQYFDAVIDSCDADRARKPPADDGNADVDFIVASSSKEHDLHSNWVMRVPRVAEGSREKAAPPAPGRGSASKKKSSSGSTSSRLRLQRNPIHLPKVVESAFQTLRFKPNLKKQ; this comes from the exons ATGAGAGGGATGTTCAAAAAGGTGAATAATGTGTTTCGTCCCAACTATCACGGGCACAGGGCTCATGAGCACGGCCTTCGCAGCAGACAGGACTACCACAACGCTTGCACCGTGCGGTTGGTCCGCAGCACCTCCATGCTGGTGATCGGGGAGAAGACCCAGACGGCCCCGAACTCGACCTTAAAGAGGAGCAAGAGCTCCGTGAGCATCGAGTCCACCACCGCCTTGTATTACTACCAGAGGCAGGAGGATCAAATATGGCTCTACTCGCAGAACCAGAACTGCTTGGAATACTTGGAAGAACTCGTGGCTTTGAGACGGCAATACACGAGGAGCGTCCACGACCTGACCAGCAGTGAATTAAAGGCCTCGGTGTCGACCAAGAAGAGAGCGGCGCCGCCCCCGCCTCCCAAGCACGCGCAG AGATCAAGTGtcagaccctctgctcctccgTTTCCGAACGAGGACGACACTTTGCAATACTTCGATGCGGTCATCGACAGCTGCGACGCGGATCGGGCGCGCAAACCGCCCGCCGACGACGGCAACGCGGACGTAGACTTTATTG TGGCGTCAAGCTCCAAAGAGCACGACCTCCATTCCAACTGGGTCATGCGCGTGCCCAGAGTGGCAGAGGGGTCCCGAGAGAAAGCGGCTCCTCCCGCGCCTGGCCGTGGCAGCGCCTCCAAGAAGAAAAGCTCCAGCGGCTCCACAAGCAGTCGACTGCGGCTGCAGAGGAACCCGATCCACCTGCCCAAGGTGGTTGAGAGCGCCTTCCAGACGTTACGCTTCAAGCCCAATTTAAAGAAGCAGTAG
- the LOC130373862 gene encoding TLR adapter interacting with SLC15A4 on the lysosome → MLCESRLWILAYSRVEEVASTPPESVLRSPTWQGTHRAAAAAACVMPASTRRSSRVPRRDSPPPDMGSWSRFLPFDRSSMSDPPVGSRGLGRGHISPEVEIPRQEGSVSDGPFLVPASCQLICQNYSDLCIRGDQVLPLSSQSTRDPLLGADTKAVGPFLQSCDVLREVEDSLPEQSSQAGPLRLLPRRTGSNRWRQGSGRDLSFLFHGREGPFTNSLLNCYLEHKLLDLNQQYILENMARDQAGGPYSDPPYPLMASELILTSLDQLTQQLSRERRLEAGLAKDMVISCFLRVASDMSGEISTPMLQFSEDPPVPQAEEALCEEELDRPAQLAQDLG, encoded by the coding sequence ATGCTGTGTGAGAGCAGACTTTGGATTCTGGCCTACAGTCGAGTAGAGGAAGTGGCCTCCACACCTCCAGAGAGTGTCCTTCGGAGCCCCACCTGGCAGGGAACTCAtagagctgctgctgccgctgcctgTGTCATGCCCGCCTCCACGCGCCGATCCTCCAGAGTCCCTCGGAGAGATTCCCCACCCCCGGACATGGGATCATGGTCGCGTTTTTTGCCATTTGATCGCAGTTCCATGAGCGACCCTCCCGTGGGCTCCAGGGGCCTTGGGAGGGGACACATCTCTCCGGAGGTGGAGATCCCCCGCCAGGAAGGCTCCGTCAGCGACGGCCCCTTCCTGGTGCCCGCCTCTTGTCAGCTCATCTGCCAGAACTACAGCGACCTCTGCATCCGAGGGGACCAGGTgctgcccctctcctcccagagCACTCGGGACCCCCTGCTGGGGGCCGACACCAAAGCCGTCGGACCTTTCCTCCAGTCCTGCGACGTCCTCCGGGAGGTGGAGGATTCCCTCCCGGAGCAGAGCTCCCAGGCCGGGCCGCTGCGCCTCCTGCCCAGGAGGACGGGGTCCAACCGCTGGAGACAAGGCAGCGGGCGCGACCTAAGCTTTTTATTCCACGGGCGAGAGGGGCCCTTCACCAACTCCCTGCTCAACTGCTACCTGGAGCACAAGCTGCTGGACCTGAACCAGCAGTACATACTAGAGAACATGGCCCGGGACCAGGCCGGCGGCCCGTACTCTGACCCGCCGTACCCCTTGATGGCCTCGGAGCTCATTCTGACCAGCCTGGACCAGCTCACCCAGCAGCTGAGCCGAGAGCGCCGCCTGGAGGCCGGCCTGGCCAAAGACATGGTGATCAGCTGCTTCCTGCGGGTGGCCAGCGACATGTCGGGGGAGATCAGCACCCCCATGCTGCAATTCTCTGAGGACCCCCCGGTCCCGCAGGCGGAGGAAGCTCTTTGCGAGGAGGAACTGGACAGACCTGCCCAACTGGCCCAGGACTTGGGCTAG